Sequence from the Streptomyces mobaraensis NBRC 13819 = DSM 40847 genome:
GTCGCCTCCGCGGACGGCTACGTCGCCCAGTTCGTCCGCGAGCGGGACATCGCCTGGCACGCCGGCAACTGGAGCTACAACACCCGCAGCATCGGCATCGAGCACGAGGGCTGGATCGACCGGCCCGAGTACTTCACGGACGCGCTGTACCAGGCGTCCGCCCGGCTCGCCGCCGCCGTCTGCGCGCGCTACGGCATCCCCGCCGACCGCGACCACATCATCGGGCACATCGAGGTCCCCGGCTCCACGCACACCGATCCCGGCCCGTACTGGGACTGGGACCGCTACCTGCGACTCGTGACCGGCCACCTCACGGCGGGCGGGGCCGGGCGTCCCCCGGCGGGCGGCTAATCTGTGCCGGTCAACAAGCCCGCGACGCACGGTGCGCGGCAGATTCAGGGGAGGCCCACATGGCTGACATCGAGGAAGCGCGCAAGGTGTTCGCGCAGTTCGACGCGAACGGCGACGGTTTCATCACCGCGGCCGAGTACAAGAGCGCCATGGCCCGGCTCGGCGACCCGTACGTCACCGAGACCGTGGCCCAGGCGATCATCAACTCCAAGGACCTCAACGGCGACGGCCTGATGTCCTTCGACGAGTTCTGGGCCGCCCAGAACAAGGGCTGACCCGCGCCGCGGGCCCGGCGGCCCGGGCGGGTCAGCGCCCGCCCCGCCGCTGGGCGCCCGCCCGGCGCCGCGCGTCGTTGCACAGCAGGCAGCGGCCCCAGCCCGGGGGCAGCGGATCCTCCTTGTCCCCGTAC
This genomic interval carries:
- a CDS encoding EF-hand domain-containing protein, whose product is MADIEEARKVFAQFDANGDGFITAAEYKSAMARLGDPYVTETVAQAIINSKDLNGDGLMSFDEFWAAQNKG